GCGATCGATGCGGGTACCCAGTTCATCGCCCGCCAGGGAGTCTGCGTGCTCTGGCAGTAATTTATCGTCTGGCCCCAGCAGGTGGGCATCCCAGGGTTTTTGGGTTTCGAGTGTGTGAAATTTTTCTCCGCAGGCTGCCACCAGCACTTCGCGCGTCCAGTTCATGCATTGCTCGGCTGCGCCCACGCGAAAGGGTTGCTCGTTCCAGGGCTTGGCCGCCGCAACCAGCTTGTCGCCCATTGTGGGCTTGCTAGTGGTTGCGCAGGCAAGCAATGTGCACAGCAGGGGTAGCAGTAACAGGCGGGTAAGTGTTGTTCGCATCATGGGTGTGATACCTCCACGGAATTATTTGAGCGCTGAATGTCGGGTGTCAGGTAGTCTGGGTCTAGGATAATGGTGTGTACGCGTTGCCCAGCAGCTACCGTTAGCTGCCATTCGATGTAGGCATGGCCCTCGGTATTCGCCCGGGCATTGGCCCAGGCGTTTACGGGAATGACTGCGTCTAATGATTCGCCATTGGTGAAGCTTACCCGCAGCGGCACAGGCAACAGGGCGGTGCCTGCGTTGCTGATGCCGATGCTGTAAGTGTGGGCTGCGGCATTGGCTGTGGTATTTTTTTCCGGCCTATTAACCGGTGCCGATTTATAGGTAGCCGACGGGTGTGTGGCCACAGGCCCCAGGTATTGGGCGCGGCTTTGGGTGTAGGCATCGGCCAGTGCCGGTGCATCGTCTACCACGAAACGGTGTTCATTGCCGTTTGTTAAGGCGCGTGCTTGTAGCGCAATTGCCGGAGGCTCTGGCGGGTTTTTATGGCGCAAAGGCAGTGGAGTTTGGTTGAGTTGTGCGTGGGTAATTTGCCAGTCGAGTGAGCGTGCTTCAAGAAACCAGCTGCGCCAAAACCAACCCAGGTTTTGGCCTGTGTGCTGTTCTATGGCCATCATCAAATCGCCGGGCGTGGGCCGTTTGCCTTGCCAGTGGGTAAAGAATTTTGCCAATGCGGCATCAAACTCGGCGGGGCCCAGCACCAAATAGCGCAGCATGTTTAACAGGCTTGCGGGTTTGTTATAGGCGTTGGCAATTTTTTGCTGCAGGTCGTCGGCCGGTGTCATTACCGGTTGGTGCCCGGGGCTTGCCGTGTAGCTTGCGATGCTGCGTGGCTCACCGTAAATCACATCGAAGTTGGCCTCCCACTGATGCTCTGCACGGTACTCCAAAAAGCTGGTTAGCCCTTCATCAAGCCAGGCCCACTCGCGCTCATCGGTGTTAACAGTCATGGGTATGTAGTTGTGCCCCACCTCGTGAATGACAGTGCCAATAAAATCGTATTTGGTGAGCGGGTTGTAGGCGGGCGTGTTGCCTGTTGCGTGAGTGCGCTCGGGGCGGGTGGCGATGGTTGCCAGGCCCGGGTATTCCATCCCAATGCCTGCGGCATTGGCAATGCTTACGGTTTGCATTGGCAGGTTTACCGCGGCGCTATCAAAGGTTGTGAGTGTGTGGCGCATTGCCGCCAGCCCAAAGGGCTGCCACAGGGGGGCGGCCTCGTTGGGGAACAGGCTGTTCAGGCGCCGGCCTTTTGCATCTACGCCCGTTTGCCACATAAACGCAGGCGAGGCCACAAAGGCAAAGTCGCGCAGTTGCTCGCCGGCAAATTGCCATTGTTGGCCTGCGGCAGCCGGCGGTTTTAATTGCCGGTTTTGCCGGGCAGTGTCTGCGTTAATCAGCAGGCAGTCTGTTTGGCTGGCCCAACATTTTTGCTGGGTTTTATCTAAAACTTCATGGGCGTTTTGCCAATTGCCGCTGGCGGCCAGCGCAAAGTGTGCCGGTGCAGTGACGGTGACCTGGTAGCGGCCAAATTCAGTTGAAAACTCCCCCTGGTGTAAAAACGGGCGCGTTTGCCAACCGCTGTAGTCGGTAAAGGCCGCCGCCCGCGGGAACCACTGGGCCGCCACAATAATGGGTGAACCATCGGCCAGCCATTCCACACCGCTGCGCGCATTGGTGGCCACTTTATCTGTGAGTGCAAGTTCCCAGGCCAGGTTCAGCTTAACCTCATCGCCACTTGCAATAGGCGTTGGCAGGCTAACGGTGAGCAGTGTGTCCTCTACTTGCCAGTGCAGGTTTTGCCCCTGCTGGCGGGCGTGGTGAATAATAAAGCCCTGAGCCTGGGCACGCCGGGCGGCCAACACTTCAGGTTTGCTGATGCGCGTTTGGGTGGCTAAAGATTCTGGCTTGAGTGCATTGTGATCCAGCAAAAATACCAGCTCACTAAGCGGCTTTGGGCTGTTGTTGTGATACACAATTTCGGCAGAGCCTTGCAGTTGCCATTGCTTGCCGTTGAATTCAAGCCGGGCGTTTAAGGTGTAATCCACCTGCTGTTGCCAGTAATTTTTTGCGGGCTGGCCGGTGCGGGTGCGCGCAGGGCTATCCAGTTGCAGACGTGCAAGTTCTACGTGGGTAAGCTGTGCGAAATCGTTTGCCGGCAGTTGTGGCGCCGGTGTGGGTTCTGCGCCATTGCAGCCGCCAAGCGCTACCACAACGAGCGCAGGCAGCAGCCGTTGGCAAGCGGCTGTGCGGCAAAAGTGCCGCGTATTTTTTTTGGGGCCTTGTTGCGTGTTATTTTTTTCCACGGTGCGCCATTTTTTGTGCATCAGGAGTGGCGGGCGCTAGGTGCCAGGGCTACCTTGGTTGTGCGCGCTTCAACCAGCAGCACCAAGGCGATAGAGGCCAACATGCAGCCGGCGCCCAGGCCAATTACGCCGCTGTAATCGTTGCCGTTAATCAGTGCCGCCGCCATTGGGGGGCCGGCCACTTCGCCCACTTTAAAGGCGCTGGCGCACAACACAATCAAGCGGCCTGTGGCATCGACTTTGTTGAATTGATCCATCAGCAAGGGTACGGCAAAACTCCAGAAAAACTGGAACACGATGGTGCTGCCGGCATAAAGGCCATACACAGAAAGCGGCATGTCGTCGCCCAGTAGCAACAGCATGGCGGCAATTTGAACCAGCGTGGCGCCGGCATAGGCCAGCGATTTACCCAGCCGTTGTGCAACCCAAGGCGCGGCCAGTGAGCCCAACCCGCTAATGGCAAAGCCCGTGCCCAACAAACTGCCCACGGCCTGGCCATCTAGCCCGAGTGCCACGCCCATGCGCTCTAGGTAGGCCCACACAGCGGAAACGCCACAGTAGTAAATTACCACCGCACTGAATACCAGCACGGCATTGAGGTTGAACAGGCCCAGCAAACTTTTTACATCGCTTGTACTGGTAGGCTTTTGCGATACCGGCATGCACACTGCACAGGCAACGAGCGCCAAAATGAGCCAGCCGTTTAAGTAGTGGAAAAACCCGGCCACACCCAGTGAATCAATTATGCCGGGCACGACGAAAAACCCCAGGGTGCCAAAGGCCACTTGTGCGGTAACCATCAAGCCAAAGGCAAAATCCGGGCGCCGGTGATCGCCAAGGCTTGCCAGCGCAATGGCGTAGGCGGTGCCGCAGCCTAAGCCCGCCAGCACGCGGGTGATCATCAGCAGGGCGAAATTTTCCTGGCCCAGGCTCAGCAGGTTGGCGATAAAAAACACGCCCAGGCCCGCAAGCGTTGGCAGCCGCCAGCCAATGCGGCGCACCCAAAACAGGCCGGAAACGGTGGCCGCAAAAATGCCCATCACGTCGGCTGCGGCCAGCCAGCCGATTTGTTGCTGGTTAAATACCGCTGCATCGGAAAGCGCGCCCACCCACAAGGGCAGCAGCGTCAAGATGGAGGCACCCATCACCGCAATGAATAAAAGGCTGGTTAGGCTTTGCCAATGGTTGGGAGTGGTGCGCATAGTTGTGTGCCGTATTTTATTGTATGAATGAGCGGGTAATTTCCGAGTATCTAATGCGCCTGAACGGGCTGCGAGTGAACAGCTATCGGCAGGCCCGATAGCTGTAAACGGGCGCGCATTTAGCTGCTCACCTGTTTGGCCAGGGCATCAATGAGCCAGCGTGTGGCGTGGCCTAATGTGCGACTTTGTGGCCAGATTAAATCCACCCCGTGAGGAAAGGGCGTGAGTTGGTAGCTGGTGGGCAGTTTTACCAGGCTGCCGTTGGCCAAATAGCGCTGCACCAGGTGCGAAGGAGCCGATGCCCAGCCCAAGCCCTGACGCACGAGTTCAATTAATTGGTGGTGGTTATCTACCTGCCACACCCGGTGGCTGAAATCGCTGGCGGCCTTGGCCGTTGAATTGCGCGCGCCAATGCGCAGGTGCAGGTGATCCCGAAGGCTTGCCGCCGAGACTTCACTCAATTGTGCAAGCGGGTGCGCGGCGCCCACTACGGCTTCAAAATAGGTGGTGCCTATGCCTTTGAATTCAAACTCTTCCGGGTAGTCGTCTGAGGCGAGCATCAAGCCAAGGTCTGCCTGGCCACTTTTAATCAGCGCCGCAGGCTCGGATTCCGGTGCCAGAATAATTTGCAGCTTAACGGTTTGAAAGCTTTCACTGAATGCCGCAAGGGTGGCGCTTAGCTGGCCCTGGCTAATGGCCGCCTCATCGATGGCCAGCGTCAGGCTGTCTTCCACGCCGGCGGTAAGGCTGCGGGTTTTGGCGTCGAGCCGGTTAAAGGCATTCATCACCGCGCGCACGTCATTTAACAGCGACTGGCCGTGCTCGGTGAGCATGGGCTCGCGGCGGGAGCGGTCAAACAGCTCAAGGCCCGTGTCTATCTCTAGATTGTTAATCAGCCCCGAAATGGTGGATTGCGCTTTGCCCAGCTGGCGGGCGGCCGCTGAAAAAGAGCCCACCCGCGCGGTTACCTCAAAGGCTTCCAGCTGCTCGGGTGCCAGGTAACTGAATTGTTTGGCTGTCATATTGGCTAATGTCCGCATAGTGTCTGGATTTTATATCTTTTAAACCGGTGAGCTTAGCGAGCATCTATCGGTTTTGGCGATGGGTCTTAACTTACTACTGAAACCTATATCTCTACAATGCACGAAAAGGACAGATTTTTTCACCTAGAGGTCCCGTTCGGTCATGTCTGATGCATTGTGTTATCTCTCTGCCACAGAGGCGCTTACGCTGTTTGCTGCCAAACAGTTGTCGCCCGTGGAGCTTATGCAAGCATTGATCGACCGGGCCGATGCCACAGAGCCCGCCATTAACGCGGCCTCATTTCGCTTTAACGAACGCGCACTCGAACAAGCCCGCGCCGCGGAAACCCGCTGGCTGCGCGGCGAAGCCCGTGGCCTGGAAGGCCTGGCCACGGCCATCAAAGATGAAACCTACATCGAGGGCCAGGTGACCACCAACGGCTCGAAACTGATGGTGGATAATCTGGCCGATGTGACAGACCCGGTGCCCGAGCGGTTACTCGCCGCCGGCGCCATTGTGCATGCGCGCACCACCACGCCGGAGTTTTCCTGCGCGGGGTTTACCTGGTCTGATTTGTGGGGCGTAACCCGTAACCCCTGGAATGAGGCAGTGACCGTGGGCGGCTCCTCTGGCGGCTCGGCGGCCATGTTGGCAGCGGGTTCTACCACGCTTGCCAACGCCACCGATTGCGGCGGCTCCATTCGCATTCCGGCGGCTATGTGTGGCGTTGTGGGCTTGAAGGCATCTTACGGGCGCATTCCGGAAATGCCGCCCTACAATGCAGACCCTTACGTGCACCACGGTGTTATGGGGCGCTCGGTAGCTGACGTGATTCTCATGTACAACCAGGTGGCCGGCCCGCACCCGGTAGACATCACCTCCCAGTTACCCGATACCCGCCTGTTGCCCAATGACTACCCGGCACTCGCCGGCAAGCGCGTGGCGCTCTCGCTGGACCTCGGGTTTTTCCGCCTGGAGCCCGATGTGCGCCGCAACACCCTGGCGCTGGCAGAAAAGCTGCGCGAGCTGGGCGCGGTGGTTGAGTTGGTGGAAATGGATTGGACAAGCGAATGCATTCGCACGGCCCAAGTGCATCAGGGCAGCCTGCTAGGCACCATGGTGCGCGAAAAATACGGCGCTGCCGACCAGCGCGCACAAATGACAAGCTACGCGCGCCGCTACCTGGAGCTTGCCGACGCCGTAACCCTTGAAGATGTGTTGCAAGCTGATCGCTACGCGCAAAAAATGTGGGATTCCCTAAGCACTATTTTTGAGCGCTACGACCTACTGGTTTGCCCCACCACTGCCACCACCCAGGTACCCGCCGATTACGATTACAGCAAAGATCAAATGCGGGTAGACGGCGAACTGGTAGAGCCTGTTAAAGGCTGGTTCATGACCTACCCCTTCAATACCCTAAGCCGTTGCCCGGTGCTTTCTGTGCCCTCAGGCGTGGCCGATAACGGTGTGCCTACCGGTGTGCAATTAGTGGGCAAACCCTACCGCGAAGCCGACGTAGTGGCCGTAGGCTGGCACCTTGAGCGCGCCTTTGGCAACAGCTTTGCGCAGGGTGTAAGGCCGAGTATTTCCACGCACGCCACGGTTTAATGTCACCTAAATAAGCGCTAGAGGATTCGCTGTTTTATAGTAGCTTGGATGCACCTATAAATGTACTGCGTCTTTGTTGCTGACACGCTTTACCGCGCTTACTGACAATATTTTTCTCTTAAGCAACAATTTCAAATCTCATATTCAAACTTCATACTCAAATTTCATGCCGCCAGATTTGTGCGGCAGGTCTGAACGCAGAAAGTTATAAAAAACAGGGAAGGATGGGGCAGACAGTGGCGCAAAGGGTGTTGCATGCGAGTGCAAAAGTGTTTGGAATCACACTCAATGTGGCTATGGCTCCGGCCGCTGATAAATCTCGCTGGCAGATGCAGCCCACTTTTTTTGAGTCGGCAATGATTCGCTGTATTTTCAGGTGGGCGCTGGCACTTGTATTGTGTGCTGGGGGTGGCACCTTGCAGGCGGAGCAAGCTGTTACCCCCGCTCAATGGCGGGTTGAAGCAGAAAGGGATTTAACGGCAACCTACCTTGCTATCAAGCAGGCGCATCCCGGCATGATAGATGAAGAAAATCCGGGCTTCGTAGATTTGGTGGAGCGGCAATATCAGTTGGCGCGTTCAACGCTCCCAGACGTATACGATTATCAATCTGCATTGAGTGTGACGCGCTTATTTCTAGTGGCCTTTAAAGATGGCCACCTTGCCATTTCTGATGATGTGCGCCCTCATGGTGATGCCCCATTGTCGCCAGGCGTCGGCTTGCGCGCAGAGGGCGAGCGGCTGTTTGTCAATGCGCGTATGAGGCAGTGGCCTGTGCCACTGCCTGAATTAAACGACGAGCTGATAGCGTGTGATGGTCAGCCGGTAGCTGATCTAGTGGCCAATCATTGGGCGCCCTATGTAGAACTGCGAAAAGCGACCGATCACTATCCTGCTGCGAAAACAGCTTTTACCATCGTCCATAGCTTAAAAAGCCAATTTAAAACCTGTGTTTTTCGGTCTCCCTTGGGGAGGGCGCAAACCTATTCACTGAGCTATCAGGCAACGGAATTGGGTGAGCTGATAGGGCTACTTGCAAGCGGTAATCGGGCGGGTGCTGCCAACGGTTATGATTACCAAGATGGTGTTTTATGGGTGCGGCTTGTCAGTTTTTCACTCAATGCTGCATCTGCCGATGTGTTTGAAAAGATGTTGACGGCTATAGAATCATTACCCTATTTCCATACACTGGTATTTGATGTGCGTGGCAATGACGGCGGCAGCTCAACATTGGGCGATCGCATCTTCAAGGCTGCTACAGGTGGTATTGAGTTAAGCGAACAGCAGCAGGCGCAGCTGCCCTTGGCATATGCACAGTGGCGGGTCTCCGATTACGCTCTGGCCCGTATAGAGGGTTCCATTGAATTCTTAAAGGCTGCCTACGGCCCAGACAACGAAGATCTTGGATTTTACCAGCAGTTAAAGGCGGCAATGCAGGCGGCACAGGCCAAGGGTGAGGCATGGGTGAGCGCAGGTAATAGCTACCACCAATGGCAACGCGAAGCCTTCCAGGAAATGAATATACGGCCTAAAAAGTTTTCCGGAGATCTTGTGTTGTTAACGGATAATCGTTGTGCCAGTGCATGCTTGGATTTCGCAGATACGGTGTTGGCAGTGCCTGGCGTCAGGCACTTTGGGCAGGCCACAAGCGGCGATACACTGTATATGGAAGCGCCTGCTTTTCGATTGCCAAGTGGTAACCGGCTAAGAATGCCGTTAAAAGTATGGCGTGGCAGGTTGAGGGGCAGCAATGAAGTGTATGTGCCCGATCTGCTTATCGATTTCAACGCCCATACTGAAGAATCGTTGCGGGCGCATGTATTAAAAGCCTTGAAGGATGTTGAGTAATGAATGTTATTGCCCCACGGGCGGATGTATACCTGCAATTGATGGGCGAAGCCAACTAGCTTATGCGAGCAACAGGTCCGTTTGCTTTAAGCTATTCACAGCCGAATGGCACAAAATATATTCTTTCAGCCTCGTAAACTCATGGGAGGTATTGCGTGGCCCTGCGCAT
This genomic stretch from Simiduia sp. 21SJ11W-1 harbors:
- a CDS encoding S41 family peptidase, yielding MAFKDGHLAISDDVRPHGDAPLSPGVGLRAEGERLFVNARMRQWPVPLPELNDELIACDGQPVADLVANHWAPYVELRKATDHYPAAKTAFTIVHSLKSQFKTCVFRSPLGRAQTYSLSYQATELGELIGLLASGNRAGAANGYDYQDGVLWVRLVSFSLNAASADVFEKMLTAIESLPYFHTLVFDVRGNDGGSSTLGDRIFKAATGGIELSEQQQAQLPLAYAQWRVSDYALARIEGSIEFLKAAYGPDNEDLGFYQQLKAAMQAAQAKGEAWVSAGNSYHQWQREAFQEMNIRPKKFSGDLVLLTDNRCASACLDFADTVLAVPGVRHFGQATSGDTLYMEAPAFRLPSGNRLRMPLKVWRGRLRGSNEVYVPDLLIDFNAHTEESLRAHVLKALKDVE
- a CDS encoding MFS transporter, whose protein sequence is MRTTPNHWQSLTSLLFIAVMGASILTLLPLWVGALSDAAVFNQQQIGWLAAADVMGIFAATVSGLFWVRRIGWRLPTLAGLGVFFIANLLSLGQENFALLMITRVLAGLGCGTAYAIALASLGDHRRPDFAFGLMVTAQVAFGTLGFFVVPGIIDSLGVAGFFHYLNGWLILALVACAVCMPVSQKPTSTSDVKSLLGLFNLNAVLVFSAVVIYYCGVSAVWAYLERMGVALGLDGQAVGSLLGTGFAISGLGSLAAPWVAQRLGKSLAYAGATLVQIAAMLLLLGDDMPLSVYGLYAGSTIVFQFFWSFAVPLLMDQFNKVDATGRLIVLCASAFKVGEVAGPPMAAALINGNDYSGVIGLGAGCMLASIALVLLVEARTTKVALAPSARHS
- a CDS encoding C40 family peptidase, producing the protein MMRTTLTRLLLLPLLCTLLACATTSKPTMGDKLVAAAKPWNEQPFRVGAAEQCMNWTREVLVAACGEKFHTLETQKPWDAHLLGPDDKLLPEHADSLAGDELGTRIDRIEDLQAGDLVFFKNTYGNWAEGVITHVGIALGDGNYIHRMTSHKGIVKTEPIPAADFASGIRLNSELCQ
- a CDS encoding LysR family transcriptional regulator: MTAKQFSYLAPEQLEAFEVTARVGSFSAAARQLGKAQSTISGLINNLEIDTGLELFDRSRREPMLTEHGQSLLNDVRAVMNAFNRLDAKTRSLTAGVEDSLTLAIDEAAISQGQLSATLAAFSESFQTVKLQIILAPESEPAALIKSGQADLGLMLASDDYPEEFEFKGIGTTYFEAVVGAAHPLAQLSEVSAASLRDHLHLRIGARNSTAKAASDFSHRVWQVDNHHQLIELVRQGLGWASAPSHLVQRYLANGSLVKLPTSYQLTPFPHGVDLIWPQSRTLGHATRWLIDALAKQVSS
- a CDS encoding amidase; the protein is MSDALCYLSATEALTLFAAKQLSPVELMQALIDRADATEPAINAASFRFNERALEQARAAETRWLRGEARGLEGLATAIKDETYIEGQVTTNGSKLMVDNLADVTDPVPERLLAAGAIVHARTTTPEFSCAGFTWSDLWGVTRNPWNEAVTVGGSSGGSAAMLAAGSTTLANATDCGGSIRIPAAMCGVVGLKASYGRIPEMPPYNADPYVHHGVMGRSVADVILMYNQVAGPHPVDITSQLPDTRLLPNDYPALAGKRVALSLDLGFFRLEPDVRRNTLALAEKLRELGAVVELVEMDWTSECIRTAQVHQGSLLGTMVREKYGAADQRAQMTSYARRYLELADAVTLEDVLQADRYAQKMWDSLSTIFERYDLLVCPTTATTQVPADYDYSKDQMRVDGELVEPVKGWFMTYPFNTLSRCPVLSVPSGVADNGVPTGVQLVGKPYREADVVAVGWHLERAFGNSFAQGVRPSISTHATV
- a CDS encoding M1 family metallopeptidase, with the protein product MEKNNTQQGPKKNTRHFCRTAACQRLLPALVVVALGGCNGAEPTPAPQLPANDFAQLTHVELARLQLDSPARTRTGQPAKNYWQQQVDYTLNARLEFNGKQWQLQGSAEIVYHNNSPKPLSELVFLLDHNALKPESLATQTRISKPEVLAARRAQAQGFIIHHARQQGQNLHWQVEDTLLTVSLPTPIASGDEVKLNLAWELALTDKVATNARSGVEWLADGSPIIVAAQWFPRAAAFTDYSGWQTRPFLHQGEFSTEFGRYQVTVTAPAHFALAASGNWQNAHEVLDKTQQKCWASQTDCLLINADTARQNRQLKPPAAAGQQWQFAGEQLRDFAFVASPAFMWQTGVDAKGRRLNSLFPNEAAPLWQPFGLAAMRHTLTTFDSAAVNLPMQTVSIANAAGIGMEYPGLATIATRPERTHATGNTPAYNPLTKYDFIGTVIHEVGHNYIPMTVNTDEREWAWLDEGLTSFLEYRAEHQWEANFDVIYGEPRSIASYTASPGHQPVMTPADDLQQKIANAYNKPASLLNMLRYLVLGPAEFDAALAKFFTHWQGKRPTPGDLMMAIEQHTGQNLGWFWRSWFLEARSLDWQITHAQLNQTPLPLRHKNPPEPPAIALQARALTNGNEHRFVVDDAPALADAYTQSRAQYLGPVATHPSATYKSAPVNRPEKNTTANAAAHTYSIGISNAGTALLPVPLRVSFTNGESLDAVIPVNAWANARANTEGHAYIEWQLTVAAGQRVHTIILDPDYLTPDIQRSNNSVEVSHP